One part of the Arthrobacter tumbae genome encodes these proteins:
- a CDS encoding arsenate-mycothiol transferase ArsC has product MNHSATPSVLFVCSKNGGKSQLAAALMRHLADGDITVSSAGTKPGSGLNPQAVQSLQEIGVDVEGEYPKPVTDGVLDAVGTVVVLGREAQLDPRPGQRFEVWETDEPSERGIEGMDRMRLVRDDIRNRVEELHRDLTS; this is encoded by the coding sequence ATGAATCACTCCGCAACTCCGAGTGTCCTTTTCGTGTGCAGCAAGAACGGCGGCAAGTCGCAGCTCGCGGCGGCGTTGATGCGCCATCTCGCCGATGGGGACATCACCGTCTCTTCGGCCGGCACCAAGCCGGGCTCCGGATTAAACCCGCAAGCGGTGCAATCCCTTCAAGAGATCGGCGTCGATGTCGAGGGGGAGTATCCCAAACCGGTCACCGACGGTGTCCTCGACGCCGTGGGTACCGTCGTCGTTCTGGGCAGGGAAGCACAGCTTGATCCGCGTCCGGGCCAGCGGTTCGAGGTATGGGAAACCGATGAACCCTCAGAGCGCGGCATCGAAGGCATGGATCGGATGAGGCTGGTCCGCGACGACATCAGGAACCGAGTCGAAGAGCTGCACCGCGACTTGACCTCTTAA
- a CDS encoding heme-degrading domain-containing protein, whose translation MTENQNAAAEFDPDASEEQSPSALEALIGRIEEDMRKCQLAKFSQEDALTLGLLIVELATQREMPVAVDIRRGNHILFHVSLAGATPDNDIWVEKKARTAERYGVPSLLVGLRGRRSGGRMEDNAWFDESAYAAHGGAFPIYVRGTGPVAVVTVSGLPQKADHELVVEALTKFTRRKKKTAPAT comes from the coding sequence GTGACTGAGAACCAGAATGCCGCGGCCGAGTTCGACCCGGACGCCTCCGAAGAGCAGTCTCCCTCCGCCCTCGAAGCTTTGATCGGGCGGATCGAAGAGGACATGCGCAAGTGTCAGCTGGCAAAGTTCAGCCAGGAGGACGCGCTCACGCTTGGGTTGCTGATCGTCGAGCTCGCCACCCAGCGGGAGATGCCTGTCGCCGTCGACATCCGCCGGGGAAACCACATTCTGTTTCACGTCTCGCTGGCCGGAGCTACACCGGATAACGACATCTGGGTGGAGAAGAAGGCGCGCACCGCAGAGCGCTACGGCGTTCCCTCGCTGCTGGTCGGGCTGCGTGGTCGGCGCAGTGGCGGCAGGATGGAAGACAATGCCTGGTTCGACGAGTCAGCCTACGCAGCACATGGCGGCGCATTCCCCATCTATGTGCGCGGGACGGGGCCGGTCGCCGTCGTTACCGTCTCGGGTCTTCCGCAGAAGGCGGACCACGAACTCGTTGTCGAAGCGCTCACCAAGTTCACGAGGCGCAAGAAGAAGACCGCGCCCGCAACATAA
- the arsB gene encoding ACR3 family arsenite efflux transporter — protein sequence MSTQTAPLPPERAQAAVVGKLSTLDRFLPVWIVAAMVLGLVLGALIPGLNTALDAVKIGEVSLPIAVGLLVMMYPVLAKVRFDQTHRVIADRKLMAASLALNWLLAPAFMFALAWIFLHDLPEYRTGLIIVGLARCIAMVMIWNDLACGDREAAAVLVFINSVFQVIAFGALGWFYLQVLPAWLGLETTSADFSFWAITVSVLVFLGIPLLAGFLTRTIGEKAKGRDWYESTFLPRLGPWALYGLLFTITLLFALQGETIAARPLDVARIALPLLVYFLVVFAAGMLTGKWLGLGYARTTTLAFTAAGNNFELAIAVAIGTFGVTSGQALAGVVGPLIEVPALVALVYVALWAQKRFFAPSPLSAQLSGDPR from the coding sequence GTGAGTACCCAGACTGCACCCTTGCCCCCAGAGCGCGCGCAAGCCGCCGTCGTCGGCAAGCTGTCCACCCTCGACCGGTTCCTCCCGGTCTGGATCGTCGCTGCCATGGTCCTCGGGCTCGTCCTCGGTGCATTGATTCCCGGGCTGAACACCGCGCTGGATGCCGTGAAGATCGGTGAAGTGTCGCTGCCGATCGCCGTCGGGCTCCTGGTCATGATGTATCCGGTCCTGGCGAAGGTCCGCTTTGACCAGACACATCGCGTGATTGCGGACCGCAAGCTCATGGCTGCGTCGCTCGCTCTCAACTGGCTGCTCGCTCCCGCGTTCATGTTTGCGCTTGCCTGGATCTTCCTGCACGACCTGCCGGAGTACCGGACCGGGCTCATCATCGTGGGCCTGGCCCGCTGTATTGCGATGGTGATGATCTGGAATGACCTTGCGTGCGGTGACCGGGAGGCTGCCGCCGTGCTGGTCTTCATCAACTCGGTGTTCCAGGTGATCGCGTTCGGAGCCCTTGGTTGGTTCTATCTCCAGGTGCTGCCGGCATGGCTCGGACTGGAAACCACCAGCGCGGACTTCTCCTTCTGGGCCATCACAGTCTCCGTTCTCGTCTTCCTCGGGATACCGCTGCTGGCCGGGTTCCTGACCAGGACGATCGGCGAGAAGGCCAAAGGCCGCGACTGGTACGAGAGCACTTTCCTGCCCAGGCTGGGCCCGTGGGCCCTGTACGGTCTCCTGTTCACCATCACGCTCCTGTTTGCCCTCCAGGGTGAGACGATCGCTGCCCGTCCGCTGGACGTCGCCCGGATCGCGCTGCCGCTGCTCGTGTACTTCCTGGTGGTCTTCGCGGCCGGTATGCTGACCGGCAAATGGCTCGGCCTCGGCTATGCACGGACGACGACGCTGGCCTTCACCGCCGCTGGAAACAACTTCGAGTTGGCTATTGCGGTGGCGATCGGCACCTTCGGTGTCACGTCCGGGCAGGCGCTTGCCGGCGTCGTCGGGCCGTTGATCGAGGTGCCGGCCCTCGTAGCGCTGGTCTATGTCGCCCTTTGGGCGCAGAAGCGATTCTTCGCCCCATCACCGTTGTCCGCCCAGCTGTCAGGAGACCCCCGATGA
- a CDS encoding arsenate reductase ArsC, protein MTTETIKKPSVLFVCVHNAGRSQMAAAFLTTLSKGAIEVRSAGSQPAEKINPSAVEAMAEVGIDMSSEIPKVLTTEAVKESDVVITMGCGDECPYFPGKRYEDWVLEDPAGKGVESVRPIRDEIKGRIEGLIESLIPAGK, encoded by the coding sequence ATGACCACTGAAACCATCAAGAAGCCGTCCGTCCTGTTCGTGTGCGTCCACAACGCGGGCCGGTCGCAGATGGCGGCTGCGTTCCTCACCACCCTCTCGAAGGGGGCCATCGAGGTGCGCTCCGCCGGTTCCCAGCCGGCCGAGAAAATCAACCCGTCGGCGGTCGAGGCTATGGCCGAGGTCGGGATCGATATGAGCAGCGAGATCCCAAAGGTCCTCACCACCGAGGCCGTCAAGGAATCCGATGTCGTCATCACCATGGGTTGCGGCGACGAATGCCCGTACTTCCCCGGCAAGCGCTACGAGGACTGGGTGCTTGAGGATCCAGCAGGCAAGGGCGTCGAGTCGGTCCGGCCCATTCGCGACGAGATCAAGGGCAGGATCGAAGGGCTCATTGAGTCCCTGATTCCTGCGGGCAAGTAG
- the trxB gene encoding thioredoxin-disulfide reductase produces MATHQLIIIGSGPAGYTAAIYAARAGLNPLVLAGSVTAGGALMNTTEVENFPGFPAGVQGPALMEDLQQQAEKFGAQIVFDDVTKVDLTGHSKRVVTGGGESHEATAAILATGSAYRELGLPEEKKFSGHGLSWCATCDGFFFRDQDIIVVGGGDSAMEEATFLTRFARSVTVVVRRDELRASRIMAQRAKDSPKISFAWHSAVTAIHGGDKVTGVTLRDTRTGETRNHAATGIFVAIGHLPRTELVAGQIDLDDEGYIRVDAPTTVTNLSGVFACGDAVDHRYRQAITAAGTGCAAALDAERYLAALEDADSIATALVEEPTHG; encoded by the coding sequence ATGGCCACGCACCAGTTGATCATCATTGGATCCGGACCAGCGGGGTACACGGCTGCAATTTACGCTGCCCGGGCAGGGCTGAACCCCCTCGTACTGGCTGGATCCGTCACCGCCGGCGGTGCGCTGATGAACACCACAGAGGTGGAGAACTTTCCCGGGTTTCCGGCAGGCGTGCAGGGCCCGGCGCTCATGGAGGACCTGCAGCAGCAGGCGGAGAAGTTCGGCGCGCAGATAGTGTTCGACGACGTCACGAAGGTCGATCTGACCGGCCACTCTAAGCGGGTTGTCACCGGGGGCGGCGAGTCTCACGAGGCTACCGCAGCAATTCTCGCGACCGGGTCCGCCTACCGGGAACTCGGCCTGCCGGAGGAGAAGAAGTTCAGCGGGCACGGCCTGTCCTGGTGCGCCACCTGCGACGGTTTCTTTTTCCGGGACCAGGACATCATCGTCGTCGGAGGCGGTGATTCGGCTATGGAGGAGGCAACCTTTCTGACGCGTTTCGCCAGGTCGGTCACCGTCGTTGTGCGCCGCGACGAACTGCGGGCCTCCCGGATCATGGCGCAGCGGGCAAAGGACAGCCCGAAGATCAGCTTCGCCTGGCACTCCGCCGTCACAGCGATTCACGGTGGAGACAAGGTCACGGGGGTGACCCTCCGCGACACCCGCACCGGGGAAACCCGGAACCATGCAGCGACAGGCATTTTCGTCGCAATCGGACATCTGCCGCGCACGGAGTTGGTTGCCGGTCAGATTGACCTGGACGACGAGGGCTACATCAGGGTGGATGCCCCCACCACGGTCACCAATCTGTCCGGCGTCTTCGCGTGCGGGGATGCCGTGGATCACCGGTACCGCCAGGCGATTACTGCCGCCGGTACGGGTTGCGCGGCGGCCCTCGACGCAGAGCGGTATCTCGCTGCGCTCGAGGATGCCGACAGCATTGCCACCGCCCTGGTCGAAGAACCGACGCACGGCTGA
- a CDS encoding ArsR/SmtB family transcription factor — MNTAQTLESSLDAPCCLPSEQPAISLEDAQQRAAMFKALADPNRLRLLSIVKAGESGEACVCDLTEPLDLGQPTVSHHLKILVEAGLLHREKRGTWAYYSLVPGALDRVSRLLTSL, encoded by the coding sequence ATGAACACTGCGCAAACGCTCGAATCCAGCCTGGACGCGCCCTGCTGCCTCCCCTCGGAGCAGCCGGCTATCAGTCTTGAGGATGCGCAGCAGCGGGCAGCCATGTTCAAAGCTTTGGCGGATCCGAACCGGCTGCGGCTGCTGTCCATCGTGAAGGCGGGAGAGTCAGGCGAGGCCTGTGTGTGCGACCTGACCGAACCCCTGGACCTCGGGCAGCCGACCGTCTCCCACCACCTGAAGATCCTCGTCGAGGCCGGCCTGCTGCACCGCGAGAAGCGCGGCACCTGGGCCTACTACTCACTGGTTCCCGGCGCGCTGGACAGGGTGTCGAGGCTTCTCACGTCGCTCTGA
- a CDS encoding arsenate reductase ArsC — protein MNSSNPGTGLRDTTEVLHRISERLTERFAGVFATETVERYVFESYTALARTAKITTYLPATTEHFATERLTALAKSKGASVSDAPEVLFVCVQNAGRSQMAAALLTMESKGRIRVRSAGSMPAAELDSTVVAVMGEMGLNLSGEYPKPLTDDVVRASDVVITMGCGDSCPIYPGKRYEDWDLTDPSGEPTERVRAIRDDIHERVKVLSASLLSQEQSPA, from the coding sequence ATGAACTCCTCAAATCCAGGCACTGGACTGCGGGACACCACCGAGGTGTTACATCGAATAAGCGAACGGTTGACTGAACGGTTTGCCGGTGTTTTCGCCACCGAAACGGTGGAACGGTACGTCTTCGAGTCCTACACAGCGCTGGCCAGAACCGCGAAGATCACCACGTATCTGCCCGCCACCACAGAACATTTCGCCACGGAGAGGCTTACCGCTCTGGCCAAGTCGAAGGGAGCGTCCGTGTCCGACGCACCCGAGGTGCTCTTTGTCTGTGTCCAGAACGCCGGCCGGTCACAGATGGCCGCAGCACTGCTCACCATGGAATCGAAGGGGAGGATTCGCGTTCGCTCCGCCGGTTCCATGCCGGCGGCTGAGCTGGATTCCACGGTGGTCGCGGTGATGGGCGAAATGGGTCTGAACTTGAGCGGGGAGTACCCGAAACCGCTGACCGATGACGTGGTCCGGGCGTCCGACGTCGTCATCACCATGGGCTGTGGAGATTCCTGCCCCATCTACCCAGGCAAGCGGTACGAGGACTGGGACCTCACTGATCCTTCGGGTGAACCCACCGAACGGGTCCGCGCCATTCGAGACGATATCCACGAGCGGGTCAAGGTCCTGTCCGCCTCCCTCCTTTCGCAGGAGCAGTCGCCGGCATGA